The following coding sequences lie in one Rhizobium sp. ZPR4 genomic window:
- a CDS encoding cupin domain-containing protein, producing the protein MKAVILRPKELKTNDRGGGARTTPLVTRKCGSTSMINGITAFDPGASIGLHKHNCEESVMVLDGEAIAEIDGVEHRLGTNDTTWIPANVPHRFINASDSQPMRIFWVYASIDATRTMMATGEERAIDAEHNDPRGAK; encoded by the coding sequence ATGAAGGCGGTAATTCTTCGTCCCAAGGAGCTGAAGACAAACGACCGCGGCGGCGGAGCCAGAACGACGCCGCTCGTTACCCGCAAATGCGGGTCGACGAGTATGATCAACGGCATAACGGCCTTCGACCCGGGCGCTTCGATCGGTCTTCACAAGCATAATTGCGAGGAAAGCGTCATGGTCTTGGATGGCGAAGCAATCGCTGAAATCGACGGGGTCGAGCATCGTTTGGGTACAAACGACACCACCTGGATTCCCGCGAACGTCCCTCATCGGTTCATCAACGCGTCCGATAGCCAGCCGATGCGCATCTTCTGGGTGTATGCGTCGATCGATGCGACCCGCACGATGATGGCAACGGGTGAAGAGCGGGCAATCGATGCCGAACACAACGATCCGAGGGGCGCGAAGTGA